The sequence below is a genomic window from Sorangiineae bacterium MSr12523.
CGACCGTGCTGTCGATGCTTCTCCTGCATAAGCCACCGCGTCTCAGCGAGCTTCGCCCGGGCGTCCCGCCCCAACTCGATGACTTGGTCGCTCGGCTGCTCGCGCGCGAGCGCGAAAACCGGCCGGCCTCGGCGTCCGACGTCAAGCGTTCCCTTGCGCAGATCGGCTCGGAGCTTCTCGGTGAGACGCAGGCATCGGGCCGCCTCGAGCCCCCGCAGCCCCTTGCACTCAAAATCGATGCGCCGCCGCTTACCACCGCGCGGCGGCCGCTGTGGATTGGCGCCAGCGCTTTCGCGGTGCTGGTGCTGGCCATCGGCATCACGCTTCGCCCTTGGCGGCGCGCGACCGATTCGGCGGCGGCGGTCCCGTTGCAAGTCGCTCCATCGCCTGCGCCCACCTCCCTCACCTCACTCCCCGCGTCGCCGTCCTGCGACCCACGTGCCGTCGCCCTTTACCAACAAGGTCTGCAGGGGATGCACGATGGCCGTTGGTCGGAGGCAAAAGTCGATTTCCGCCGCGCCGCGGAGCTCGATGGTGCGTGTCCACAAGTCCAACTCCGGCGCATTTCGACCGCCTGGGAGCAGAGCACCTCGCTCTCGACCCGCCGCCGTTACCTGCGCGAAACCTTGCGTCTCCGCGATGGACTCAGCGATCGCGATCGCATGGTCGTCCAAGCATTCGAGCTGCTCCTCACGGGCGACGTGCCCCGGCTCGAGGACACGCTCCGAGTCTTCCAAGAAGCGGTGAACCGCTATCCGATGGACGCCGAGCTCCGACAGATGTTGGCGAGCGAAAAAATGACCATCGCGCGCAGCCGCGCCGAGCTCGAGGACGCACTCGAGGACGCGCGCAAGGCGGCCGAGATCGATCCATCGTACTCCGACGCATGGCAGACGCAGAGCCGCATCCTCGAACGCCTCGACCGCGACGACGAGTCGCGTGCGATGCTCGACCAATGCATCGCGGTGTCGCCGGGCTCGGTCGACTGCATGCAGGTCCGCTCCTTTGCCATGAGCCTCGCGGGCCAATGCGAGGACGCTGTTGCCGAATTGCGGCGCGCCTCCTCATGGGACCCGGAGCAATCGGGTATCTACCGCGCGCTGGCCGAGGCGCTCGCCGCGACGGGCGCACCAAAGGAGACCATCGAGCAAGTCCTGGTTATGCGTAACGACCGCTTGCCCGTGGAAGGCCGCGACGAGACGCGCCTGCTCGAGCGCGCGCAGCTCGAGGCGTGGGCCGGGCAATTCGATGCTGCCATCGACACAGCGCAGGAACTCGAACGCCATGTTGCGAGCTCCGCATCGCGCGGATCGCATTGGGCCGCGGCGATTATCGCGTCCGGCTCTCTCTCCGAATCGGGCGACGCCGCCGGCGCAGCGCGCGTCGCCACGCAAGCGCTCCTGCGCAAAGGGGCGTGGCCCCCGGACTCGACGCGCTCGCTGCCGGAGGCCCCCGCCGAAGGATGGCTCCTCGGCGCCAAGTTCAGAGGGCAACGCGACAAATTGGCCGAGTGGCACAAAGCAGTAAGCGCGTGGGAGCGCTCGAACGAAGGTTTCCTCGACGCCTTCGAGCGGTGGGGCCTGAAATGGGGCCCCATGATGGATGCGCCCATCGATCCACGCGAAGTCCTGGCCGAGGCGCCTTCGGGGAGCCCGAGCGAGGGCGCGCGGCACTATCACGTGTCGTGGCGGGTCGGCGTCCTTGATGCGTACGCTGGGCATATCTACTTACAGGCTGGTGACATTGCGCACGCGATGCCCTTTCTCGAGCGCGGCGCGCACGCCTGCCAGGGTTTCGACTACCCCTTCCTCAAGACGCGCGCGCACCTGTGGCTGGGCATGGCCAAAGAGAAGCTCGGCGATACCGACGCCGCGTGCTCCGCATACCGCGCCGTCCTCGATCGATGGGGCCACGCGACACCGCGATCGGTCACCGCCCGCGAAGCGGAACGTCGGAGCCACGCCCTGGGCTGCAAGTGACACATTAGTGGGTAGCGTCGTTACTTGAGTAAGCGCCTGAACGAGCCAATGAAGACGGCATCCAGACTTGACGAATACATCCGTTCGGCCGGGCTATCGATGGGGTCACAGTATTTGAAACGATGGCAGCCTCGCACTCGTTCAGCACCAGTACGGAGCGATTTACGTCCTACCGAATCCCAACCATCTTCTTTTCAAACCCATAGGGACCCCTAGAGCCCGGGCAGAAACCCCGTAACCGCTCTCTCGAAAAACCGAGAATAGCTTCACATGCCAAGTTGGAGCATCGCCGAATGCGGGTGCTCGCAAAGCTACGGACGCGAAGAGGAGCTCGAACTCCTCAGCGATCTTGCTGCTCGGCTTCGAACGTTCAAGAACCTCCTCTTCTTGCCGCGTTTGGCATCAGCGATATTCTTCAGACAGCAATTCCTCATACTGACCATACAAGGCCCGATTTGCCTGCTCTTCCTCACGTCGTTGATAAATCATGTACTCTTGATAGGAGACGACAGTGTCAAGAAACCCTGCGACCGAACGCATCGCATCGTCGATGCGTGCAATATTCAAACAATCAACCTCGGTCTTTAATGGCAGATTCGGGCCTCGAGCACGAGGAAATCGAGAGCAGGTCCGAATAGGGCTCCTATTCCATACAAGATAGGAAGTTTCCCAACTCAAATACGAGACTCCGGCCGGACCAAGAGTGTCGCGGACGGCGCGCATCGTCCATTGTTCGCGCCCGTGTTCGCCATACCGCGCGAACAATTCGCATGTCCTTTTGATAATTGACATTGATTTTCGTTCAATAATGTTTCATTAACAAACATTCAAATCAGTCTTCGCCTATGGATTCACGTAGGCGCAATTTCGAATAAGGAGAATATACATGAAAGCCAAGAAGCAAGCGCTCGGCGCGGCCCTCGGGATCATGTTTGCGATGATGGTTTCCGGTTGCAGCACCGATACGGCCGAACAAGAAGAGACGACGAACGTCACCTCGGACGGACTGACCACGCAAGCGGATGGCGAGTTTTGGCTGTATCGGGAACCATTTTACGGCTATCTCGTGAGAACGGGTATCAAGCCGCGCTGCTTCAATGTGGATAGGGACCAAGAACACCCCTCATCGTTGAAAATTGTCAGCGGCAACTTCAGGTTTTACGACAACAAAGACTGCAAGGGTGGATACCTCGGACTCAAGGGGCCGAAAGAGGTGCCCCAATTGAGCGCGTTCGGCTGGGACAACAGGATCCAATCGCTCGAATACACGGGCCCGTAGCGCGGTCGCGATGTGAGGTCTCGTCGGTGAGGAGCAGCAGCGGCTCCTCACCGAACTCTCTTGCCACTCCGCAAAATTGAGTCGCTCGGGCAGGCTCGCCGCGATCGCGGGGCTTTCGATGCGAGCGGGCACTATGACCGATGGATCCATGGCGCCAATGAAGACGTTCTTCTTCGAAACTCGAGCGCGCATCTTTTCCCTCTGGACGGATCTACGAAAGACGCGCCACGACACTTTAAGTGATTGGACAATCGCCTCGGCGAATCTCGAACCGAACAGTGTCGAAAATGTCACCGCGATGCTGTGCTCGCCGGACGCGGCCAACTGATTCCACGCCTTTGAAGGCCGCCGGCCCCTGCGCCGCGTAGAACCCGCCGCAGGAATCATCGCCTCAGCCACAACGCTCGGGCATCTCGAGATAGGCGCAGACGCTCACTCGTTTAGCGCGAGAGCCGAAGAGGCGCACGGGACTCCGAGGTTACGCGGCTCGTGTTGGCATGACCGTGCCATTCGCCTCCCAATGCGAGCCCGCATCGAGCACCGGGGAAATTTTTGAAATTCGTTTGGGCCAGCGCTGCGAATCTACGCCGGCATGAAACATCGCAGAAGCGAACGGAGTTCAGCGGGAAGAAGCCTCATGACGTGCGCCCGCGTTGGCATAACGATGAATGCTATGAAACAGCCAACCTTGTGCTCGCCGTCGGAAATCACAAGTACCGGGACAATTCGCAGCTAATGTTAGCTTGATGATGAATTGGCGCCCTCGAACCGCTCCAAGTGAAGGAAATGTGGCACCGTCTCAACAAGAAGAATGCACGCCCTCGAAGCATCGCAGTGCGTAGGGAACGCAACAGAAAGTATACGCAATGCCGGGCCCGTCTTCTCGCAGCAGCGAGCCGTCAGTCCATGCGAACGGAGCGCCGCTTCCACATCGCACGGACTGTCATCCGCGCAAACTATCTTTCTATCGGTAGAATTGCCGAAGATAGACTGCATTGATTGAACGAAATACCGCGCGACTCTTCTCGGCGTTCCGAAATGCTCGAGGGAGGATCCGCACTTGCCGGTTGGTGGACGGCATCAAGGTGTTCTGATTGAACATCCATCTCGCCCGAAATCGTCAATGACACGGGGGGCTCTCCTCGTCCGAATCGACGGGGAAACAGCTTTCTTCCCATAGGATTGACGCAACGCACATCGACCCGGTGTTTGGGCGCCGATGAAAACGCATCATCGTATCGACGCGTCGCGACCATGAATGATGCCGATCGCTCGGGCGGTACCGTCAATCCATTTGGCCGCACTGGGCGACTACGACGTTGATAGGCCGATCGACGACACCGGGACGGATCACAACCCGTTCACCAACTCGATCCTGTTCGCGGGGAAGGGTATTCGTGCCGGTGCCGTGCTCGGAGGTTCGGACTTCCAATCGTCGAACGAGGAGCTCTCGGGTGCGCACTTG
It includes:
- a CDS encoding protein kinase; its protein translation is MGVVLRAYDCTAERTVALKVLHKTGASALRRFAIEADALGKLDHPGIVRYLAHGVSEDGAPYLALEWLEGESLRERLERAAKQSEYLDLGKVVALGERVAGALAAAHAIGIVHRDVKPSNILLVNGDLCRAKLLDFGIVRAPFAEHDTTSGTVLGTVGYMAPEQARGAEDVDGRADLFSLGCVLFRCLANREVFDGPDPATVLSMLLLHKPPRLSELRPGVPPQLDDLVARLLARERENRPASASDVKRSLAQIGSELLGETQASGRLEPPQPLALKIDAPPLTTARRPLWIGASAFAVLVLAIGITLRPWRRATDSAAAVPLQVAPSPAPTSLTSLPASPSCDPRAVALYQQGLQGMHDGRWSEAKVDFRRAAELDGACPQVQLRRISTAWEQSTSLSTRRRYLRETLRLRDGLSDRDRMVVQAFELLLTGDVPRLEDTLRVFQEAVNRYPMDAELRQMLASEKMTIARSRAELEDALEDARKAAEIDPSYSDAWQTQSRILERLDRDDESRAMLDQCIAVSPGSVDCMQVRSFAMSLAGQCEDAVAELRRASSWDPEQSGIYRALAEALAATGAPKETIEQVLVMRNDRLPVEGRDETRLLERAQLEAWAGQFDAAIDTAQELERHVASSASRGSHWAAAIIASGSLSESGDAAGAARVATQALLRKGAWPPDSTRSLPEAPAEGWLLGAKFRGQRDKLAEWHKAVSAWERSNEGFLDAFERWGLKWGPMMDAPIDPREVLAEAPSGSPSEGARHYHVSWRVGVLDAYAGHIYLQAGDIAHAMPFLERGAHACQGFDYPFLKTRAHLWLGMAKEKLGDTDAACSAYRAVLDRWGHATPRSVTAREAERRSHALGCK